The Clostridium septicum genome contains a region encoding:
- a CDS encoding DUF1292 domain-containing protein has protein sequence MDKDLKQIELYDEDGNLVKLNIVAFFDMVNPDTEEKTEYVIVYDDEYTEDDIFALKVDKDEDGEDLLVPVDDEIELAAVQEAYDTIFSDVE, from the coding sequence ATGGATAAAGATTTAAAACAAATAGAATTATATGATGAAGATGGCAATTTAGTTAAATTAAATATAGTTGCTTTTTTTGATATGGTAAATCCAGATACAGAGGAAAAGACAGAATATGTTATAGTATATGATGATGAATATACTGAAGATGACATATTTGCTTTAAAAGTTGATAAAGATGAAGATGGTGAAGATTTATTAGTCCCTGTAGATGATGAAATAGAATTAGCGGCTGTTCAAGAAGCATATGACACTATTTTTAGTGATGTAGAATAG
- the ruvX gene encoding Holliday junction resolvase RuvX: MRILGLDVGSKTIGVAISDPLGWTAQGLTTIRRTNREKDIEEVKRICNEYNVETIVIGLPKNMNGSIGESGERVLELSKDIEEATSLKIEMWDERLTTVAAHKAMLEADLSRNKRKKIVDKIAATYILQGYLDRIGMK, from the coding sequence ATGAGAATACTAGGTTTAGATGTAGGATCAAAAACTATAGGTGTTGCAATTAGTGATCCATTAGGATGGACTGCACAAGGTTTAACTACAATTAGAAGAACAAATAGAGAAAAAGATATAGAAGAAGTTAAAAGAATATGTAATGAATATAATGTGGAAACTATAGTTATAGGTCTTCCTAAAAATATGAATGGAAGTATTGGGGAATCAGGAGAGAGAGTTTTAGAATTATCAAAAGATATTGAAGAAGCTACTTCGTTAAAAATAGAAATGTGGGATGAAAGATTAACTACAGTTGCAGCACATAAAGCAATGTTAGAGGCAGATTTATCAAGGAATAAAAGAAAAAAAATAGTAGATAAAATAGCTGCTACATACATACTTCAAGGATATTTAGACAGAATAGGAATGAAATAA